A region from the Lysobacter sp. BMK333-48F3 genome encodes:
- a CDS encoding aminotransferase class IV — protein MPLIWFDGQFIPGDAPEAPLTTHAMHYGTAVFEGIRSYATADGGAAVFRLPEHMERMRKGADMFGIDFDVERASQATLATLRANGHRDAYIRPLTWMGTGSIGLDVDPLTQHLMIATLPKLVHLGGAGTRLTVSPWKRNPATSLPALKLSGAYVNSILAKREAKQRGFDEALFTDDKGYVVECTGANVFMVKNGVVTSVDHRDALPGITRDTMIELSGAQSREVTLHELLDADEVFVCGTAAEATAICVLDRREFGDNPVTRELAALYARVVRGQEPRYAAWLTAV, from the coding sequence ATGCCTCTCATTTGGTTCGACGGCCAGTTCATCCCCGGCGATGCGCCGGAAGCGCCGCTGACCACCCACGCCATGCACTACGGCACCGCGGTGTTCGAGGGCATCCGCAGCTACGCCACCGCCGACGGCGGCGCGGCGGTGTTCCGCCTGCCCGAGCACATGGAGCGCATGCGCAAGGGCGCCGACATGTTCGGCATCGACTTCGACGTCGAACGCGCCAGCCAGGCCACCCTGGCCACCCTGCGCGCCAACGGCCACCGCGACGCCTACATCCGCCCGCTGACCTGGATGGGCACCGGCAGCATCGGCCTGGACGTCGATCCGCTGACCCAGCACCTGATGATCGCGACCCTGCCTAAGCTGGTGCACCTGGGCGGCGCGGGCACCCGCCTGACCGTGTCGCCGTGGAAGCGCAACCCGGCCACCTCGCTGCCGGCGCTGAAGCTCAGCGGCGCCTACGTCAATTCGATCCTGGCCAAGCGCGAAGCCAAGCAGCGCGGCTTCGACGAGGCCTTGTTCACCGACGACAAGGGCTATGTGGTCGAGTGCACCGGCGCCAACGTGTTCATGGTCAAGAACGGCGTGGTCACCTCGGTCGATCACCGCGACGCCCTGCCCGGCATCACCCGCGACACCATGATCGAGCTGTCCGGCGCGCAATCGCGCGAAGTCACCCTGCACGAGCTGCTCGACGCCGACGAAGTCTTCGTCTGCGGCACCGCCGCCGAGGCGACCGCGATCTGCGTGCTGGACCGGCGCGAGTTCGGCGACAACCCGGTCACGCGCGAGCTGGCCGCCCTGTACGCACGCGTCGTGCGCGGCCAAGAGCCGCGCTACGCCGCCTGGCTGACCGCGGTCTGA